One Gordonia sp. SID5947 genomic region harbors:
- a CDS encoding SRPBCC family protein, with amino-acid sequence MAKTSDSIDVDLSVEDTWAAASDLTRYTEWLVLHDGWRSAIPAADELGEGVSLASVVKVKGTRIRFDWTIEKYRPLEQVRLKGNGKGGVKAKLDLGIAPADSGSTVTFTVDLGGLPLIGPAGKAAAMAVSGDLRKSLTTFREVFG; translated from the coding sequence ATGGCCAAGACTAGTGACTCCATCGATGTGGACCTGTCTGTCGAAGATACCTGGGCCGCCGCGTCGGATCTGACGCGCTACACGGAGTGGCTCGTGCTGCACGACGGGTGGCGATCGGCGATTCCGGCCGCCGACGAACTCGGCGAAGGTGTTTCTCTCGCATCGGTGGTCAAGGTCAAGGGCACCCGCATCCGGTTCGACTGGACGATCGAGAAGTACCGTCCACTGGAACAGGTGCGGTTGAAAGGCAACGGCAAGGGTGGCGTGAAGGCCAAGCTCGACCTGGGCATAGCGCCCGCCGATTCGGGATCGACAGTAACCTTCACAGTTGATCTCGGCGGTTTGCCACTGATCGGGCCGGCCGGCAAGGCAGCGGCCATGGCGGTATCCGGAGATCTGCGGAAGTCGTTGACGACCTTCCGTGAGGTCTTCGGCTAG
- a CDS encoding DNA-3-methyladenine glycosylase: MESLVLAMVSEPSVSDNARALLGTVLRGHGVAARITEVEAYGGRDDPASHAYTRTRRSEIMYGPPGRLYVYRIHGHFCANVVTGPTEQGSAVLIRAGEIIDGLDLARERRPTAKNDVWLARGPGNLTRALGITMDDLDSHLDDGRPVSLERSPAVTPAAISSGPRVGVRRAADVPWRFWIAADPTVSSYRRHARAETAAELYP, encoded by the coding sequence ATGGAGTCACTAGTCTTGGCCATGGTCAGTGAGCCTAGCGTCAGCGACAACGCCCGAGCGCTGCTGGGCACCGTTCTGCGCGGGCACGGCGTTGCCGCCCGCATCACGGAGGTCGAAGCGTACGGCGGCCGCGACGACCCGGCGTCGCACGCATATACCCGCACCCGCAGGTCGGAGATCATGTACGGCCCACCTGGACGCCTCTACGTCTACCGGATCCACGGCCACTTCTGCGCCAATGTGGTGACCGGACCCACCGAACAGGGTTCGGCGGTGCTGATCCGCGCCGGCGAGATCATCGACGGCCTGGATCTGGCGCGAGAACGACGGCCGACCGCGAAGAACGACGTGTGGTTGGCACGCGGGCCGGGAAATCTCACCCGCGCACTCGGCATCACGATGGACGATCTCGACAGCCACCTCGACGACGGCCGACCGGTCAGCCTGGAGCGATCACCGGCGGTGACGCCGGCAGCGATCAGTTCCGGACCACGCGTCGGGGTGCGACGTGCCGCCGACGTGCCGTGGCGGTTCTGGATCGCCGCCGACCCGACCGTCTCGTCCTATCGGCGGCATGCGCGAGCCGAGACAGCTGCCGAACTCTATCCCTGA
- a CDS encoding antitoxin, translated as MDLKGLVDKAKAALKGNPSLIEKGGDTVNKVTGGKYAGHVDKAQDAVKKAVGADTPNPQNPPPAPKPDQPNVVPPKPEEPKQNPPQG; from the coding sequence ATGGATCTCAAAGGACTTGTGGACAAGGCCAAGGCCGCGCTCAAGGGCAACCCGAGCCTGATCGAAAAGGGCGGCGACACGGTCAACAAGGTCACCGGTGGCAAGTACGCCGGTCATGTCGACAAAGCGCAGGACGCCGTCAAGAAGGCGGTCGGCGCGGACACCCCGAATCCGCAGAACCCGCCACCGGCGCCGAAACCCGATCAGCCGAACGTCGTTCCGCCGAAACCTGAAGAGCCGAAGCAGAATCCGCCTCAGGGATAG
- a CDS encoding HAD-IC family P-type ATPase, producing MTQVSAGHPGLTSTDVARRVAAGQVNDMPDRSGRSVADIVRANVFTRINAILGVLFVIVASTGSLINGLFGLLIIANSGIGIIQEIRAKRTLDKLAIVGQTTPMVRRDGQVVALPPNEIVLDDIIEIGAGDQVVVDGEMVDALALDVDESLLTGEADPVDKAPGDPILSGSFVVAGSGAYRATKVGADAYAAQLASEASKFTLVSSELRSGIDQILKVITWLLIPAGVLTIVNQLFISDNGIRASLLGMVAALVPMVPEGLVLMTSIAFAVGVVRLGQRQCLVNELPAIEGLARVNVVCADKTGTLTENGMRLAEVRPVAGESSIDLGPVLASLAAHDPRPNASMLALSEAYPEPPSWSLVTVAPFTSAKKWSGMSFRDQSTGQDMGNWLIGAPDVLLDPGSATAVLANDLGSSGLRILLLAQTDVPVDTEPAPGAVTPGSVTPVALVVLEQRVRPDARDTLDYFASQHVDVKVISGDNALSVGAVAASLGLGSPETSVDARSLPADQAELAGVVERGVTFGRVRPDQKRAMVKALQSAGDTVAMTGDGVNDVLALKDADIGVAMGSGSSAARSVAQIVLLDNKFATLPYVVGEGRRVIGNIERVSNLFLTKTVYAVLLALFVGIGGLVDHLFGAGSLSYPFQPIHVTISAWFTIGIPAFVLSLAPNNERARPGFVRRVLSQAVPNGIIVGLAAFVTYVIVNPGGAGVEIGSNDSVDLSPLQTQAATATLMTLIAVALYVLAVVARPYNWWKVILLGVSVAAYVVIFAWPWTQDLFKLDSSNAQMMSVAAVSAAVGIAAVEAVSRIAPRIVAARDRRRADAGDPGGGGLQPSAMTD from the coding sequence GTGACCCAGGTGTCCGCCGGCCATCCCGGCCTCACCTCGACAGACGTCGCACGCCGGGTGGCCGCCGGCCAGGTCAACGATATGCCGGATCGGTCGGGGCGGTCGGTCGCCGACATCGTCCGAGCCAACGTGTTCACCCGGATCAACGCGATCCTCGGCGTGCTGTTCGTGATCGTCGCGTCCACAGGCTCGCTGATCAACGGACTGTTCGGCCTGCTCATCATCGCGAACAGCGGTATCGGCATCATCCAGGAGATCCGCGCGAAGCGGACGCTGGACAAGCTGGCCATCGTCGGTCAGACGACGCCGATGGTGCGGCGCGACGGGCAGGTCGTCGCCTTGCCTCCGAACGAGATCGTCCTCGACGACATCATCGAGATCGGTGCAGGTGACCAGGTGGTCGTCGACGGGGAGATGGTCGATGCACTGGCCCTCGACGTCGACGAATCGCTGCTCACCGGGGAGGCCGATCCAGTCGACAAGGCGCCGGGCGATCCGATCCTGTCGGGGAGTTTCGTGGTCGCGGGTTCCGGTGCGTACCGGGCCACCAAGGTCGGCGCTGACGCATACGCCGCACAACTGGCGTCGGAAGCATCCAAGTTCACCCTGGTCTCCTCGGAACTGCGGTCGGGGATCGACCAGATCCTCAAGGTGATCACGTGGCTGTTGATCCCGGCGGGCGTCCTCACCATCGTCAACCAGCTGTTCATCAGCGACAACGGGATTCGCGCCTCCTTGCTCGGCATGGTCGCCGCGCTGGTGCCGATGGTGCCCGAAGGTCTGGTCCTGATGACGTCGATCGCGTTCGCGGTCGGCGTGGTGCGGCTCGGTCAGCGGCAATGTCTGGTCAACGAGCTGCCCGCGATCGAGGGCCTGGCGCGAGTCAATGTGGTGTGCGCGGACAAGACGGGAACGCTCACCGAGAACGGCATGCGACTGGCAGAGGTTCGGCCGGTCGCGGGGGAGTCGAGCATCGACCTCGGACCGGTCCTGGCGTCGTTGGCGGCACACGACCCGCGTCCGAACGCCAGCATGCTGGCGTTGTCCGAGGCGTACCCGGAGCCGCCGTCGTGGTCACTGGTCACGGTGGCGCCCTTCACCTCGGCCAAGAAGTGGAGCGGAATGTCCTTCCGCGACCAGTCCACCGGTCAGGACATGGGGAACTGGCTGATCGGTGCGCCCGACGTGCTCCTCGATCCGGGGAGTGCCACCGCCGTCCTCGCCAACGATCTCGGGTCGTCGGGCCTACGGATTCTGCTGCTCGCGCAGACCGACGTGCCGGTCGACACCGAGCCCGCGCCCGGTGCCGTCACCCCCGGCTCGGTCACCCCTGTCGCGCTGGTCGTGCTCGAGCAGCGCGTGCGCCCCGACGCGCGGGACACCCTCGACTACTTCGCGAGTCAGCATGTCGACGTCAAGGTGATCTCCGGCGACAACGCGCTTTCGGTCGGTGCGGTGGCGGCCTCACTCGGCCTCGGCTCGCCGGAGACCTCGGTGGATGCACGCAGTCTGCCCGCCGACCAGGCGGAGCTGGCCGGCGTTGTCGAACGCGGTGTCACTTTCGGACGGGTACGTCCCGATCAGAAGCGAGCGATGGTCAAGGCGTTGCAGTCCGCGGGCGACACCGTCGCGATGACAGGTGACGGCGTCAACGACGTGCTCGCACTCAAGGACGCCGACATCGGAGTGGCGATGGGATCGGGAAGCTCGGCGGCGCGCTCGGTTGCGCAGATCGTGTTGCTCGACAACAAGTTCGCCACGTTGCCCTACGTCGTCGGCGAGGGGCGCCGGGTGATCGGCAACATCGAGCGGGTCTCCAACCTGTTCCTCACCAAGACCGTCTACGCGGTGCTGCTCGCCTTGTTCGTCGGCATCGGTGGACTCGTGGATCACCTGTTCGGCGCCGGCTCCCTCAGCTACCCGTTCCAGCCGATCCACGTCACCATCTCGGCGTGGTTCACGATCGGCATCCCGGCGTTCGTACTGTCACTGGCACCGAACAACGAACGTGCTCGACCTGGCTTCGTCCGCCGGGTCCTGTCCCAAGCGGTGCCGAACGGCATCATCGTCGGCCTCGCCGCCTTCGTCACCTACGTCATCGTGAACCCAGGTGGGGCCGGCGTGGAGATCGGGAGCAACGACTCGGTGGACCTCAGTCCCCTGCAGACGCAGGCGGCGACCGCGACCCTGATGACCCTGATCGCCGTCGCGCTCTACGTGCTGGCGGTGGTCGCGCGGCCGTACAACTGGTGGAAGGTGATCTTGCTCGGGGTGTCGGTCGCGGCATACGTGGTGATCTTCGCGTGGCCGTGGACCCAGGACCTGTTCAAGCTGGACTCGTCGAATGCACAGATGATGTCGGTGGCGGCGGTCTCGGCCGCGGTGGGCATCGCCGCGGTCGAAGCGGTCTCGCGGATCGCTCCGCGGATCGTGGCGGCACGAGATCGGCGGCGGGCGGACGCCGGCGATCCCGGCGGCGGCGGACTGCAACCGAGCGCCATGACTGACTAG
- a CDS encoding MBL fold metallo-hydrolase, translating to MTSTISRTGTNLAQRAASTLTTAGLTTANAVTGGLARRGLPAARALGAETAEIRRHTASSPRLRDGMFHNAEQSEPAVDADFRVLLDMIRRPGRPRGPIPVLRPDFADQAGALRATWLGHASVLVELDGMRILTDPVFSQRCSPARAVGPARMHAAPAGVADLPPIDVVLISHDHYDHLDMPTVVDLAARQPGARFVAPIGVGAHLVSWGIAADRIDQLDWWDDQVLSFGHGDLTFTCTPARHFSGRSLTRNLTQWASWVVSGPAHSFFFSGDTGFSEQFDEVGMRLGGVDLTLVAVGAYDPVWPDVHVNPEEAVRVHRMVTRDRVGDAVMIPIHWGTFNLARHSWGDPIARLLPAADENAATVMVPQPGGAIDLVTRSGTGLQDPMWWEVCA from the coding sequence GTGACCTCGACGATCAGCCGGACCGGCACAAATCTCGCCCAGCGTGCCGCCTCAACACTCACGACGGCGGGTCTCACGACGGCCAATGCGGTCACCGGCGGACTGGCCCGGCGCGGACTTCCAGCGGCGCGGGCTCTCGGCGCCGAGACCGCGGAGATCCGCAGGCACACGGCGAGTTCACCGCGACTGCGCGACGGAATGTTCCACAATGCCGAACAGTCCGAACCGGCGGTCGACGCCGACTTCCGGGTGCTCCTCGACATGATTCGGCGGCCGGGCAGGCCACGCGGCCCGATCCCGGTCCTGCGGCCCGACTTCGCCGATCAGGCGGGGGCGTTGCGCGCCACGTGGCTGGGACACGCCTCCGTCCTCGTCGAACTCGACGGGATGCGGATACTGACCGATCCGGTGTTCAGTCAGCGTTGCTCGCCGGCCCGCGCCGTCGGGCCGGCCCGTATGCACGCTGCACCTGCCGGAGTCGCCGATCTCCCTCCGATCGATGTGGTGTTGATCAGCCACGATCATTACGACCACCTCGACATGCCCACGGTGGTCGACCTCGCGGCGCGACAGCCGGGGGCCCGTTTCGTCGCACCCATCGGGGTCGGGGCGCACCTCGTGTCGTGGGGGATCGCCGCGGACCGGATCGACCAGCTCGACTGGTGGGACGATCAGGTCCTGTCCTTCGGTCACGGCGACCTGACCTTCACCTGCACCCCGGCTCGCCACTTCTCCGGGCGCTCCCTGACCCGGAACCTGACGCAGTGGGCGAGCTGGGTGGTCTCCGGACCCGCGCACAGTTTCTTCTTCTCCGGTGACACCGGTTTCTCCGAGCAGTTCGACGAGGTCGGGATGCGGCTCGGCGGCGTCGACCTCACGCTGGTCGCGGTGGGTGCCTACGATCCGGTCTGGCCCGATGTGCACGTCAACCCCGAAGAAGCGGTACGAGTGCACCGGATGGTGACCCGGGATCGCGTAGGCGACGCGGTGATGATCCCGATCCACTGGGGGACGTTCAATCTCGCCCGGCATTCGTGGGGTGATCCCATCGCCAGGCTGCTGCCCGCCGCAGACGAGAACGCAGCCACGGTGATGGTTCCGCAGCCCGGTGGCGCGATCGATCTCGTGACGCGATCCGGAACCGGTCTCCAGGACCCCATGTGGTGGGAGGTCTGCGCGTGA
- a CDS encoding TetR family transcriptional regulator: MARMSVGERRTALIEAAYRVIADHGVEGATTRRICAHANMPLASFHYAFDSRTALLCAVMETAVPSDISRMLEAILPMAADPEGRGREAMRKNAQAHLEGFYTLLKADPGRMQATISLGIYAHNHAELQQVGKEMYGRLYDVAGVGLEITAERAGVRWTEPVSDLSPVIIAATNTITLTYLSTSDDVAIAKIIELVVTALMSYVVED; encoded by the coding sequence TTGGCACGAATGTCTGTCGGGGAGCGTCGAACGGCGCTCATCGAGGCCGCCTATCGCGTGATCGCCGATCACGGCGTCGAAGGTGCGACGACACGTCGCATCTGCGCGCACGCGAACATGCCACTCGCCAGTTTTCACTACGCGTTCGACAGTCGTACGGCGTTGCTCTGCGCGGTGATGGAGACAGCCGTGCCCTCGGACATCAGCCGGATGCTGGAGGCGATCCTGCCGATGGCCGCGGACCCGGAGGGCCGGGGGCGCGAGGCGATGCGCAAGAACGCGCAAGCACACCTGGAGGGCTTCTACACGCTGCTCAAAGCCGACCCCGGACGGATGCAGGCCACCATTTCGCTGGGCATCTACGCGCACAATCACGCGGAGCTCCAGCAGGTCGGCAAGGAGATGTACGGACGTCTCTATGACGTTGCCGGCGTCGGCTTGGAGATCACAGCCGAGCGCGCGGGTGTGCGATGGACGGAACCGGTCTCCGATCTCAGCCCGGTCATCATCGCCGCCACCAACACGATCACCCTCACCTACCTCAGCACCTCCGATGACGTGGCGATCGCCAAGATCATCGAGCTGGTGGTCACCGCTCTGATGTCCTACGTCGTCGAGGACTGA
- a CDS encoding XdhC/CoxI family protein: protein MHHLIAALLDRLDAGPVALARVVATSGPTPRQLGAAMAVTTAGEVIGSLSGGCVDSAIVHTATDVLDTGCAVATRFGPADLDDVAVGLTCGGEIEVFVERLDTDRVGDLGALFSALAIGRPVAVATTLTTHPVWRINHADTVERWRGLDEDIADLLDAGCSGIVGADDTEVPFGCAADRPRTFVQTFSSPRRLIAVGANEFVRALTTAARSIGYHVTVVDPRPVFTTAARFPDADEVVVGWPDRYLDSEIESGRTDSGTAVCVMTHDAKIDVPVLRSALRSCRVGFVGALGSRRTHTDRIARLIDAGVPRDDLDRLRSPLGLDLGGHTPSEVAISVVAQLISERNGGSGQRIQDLDGPIHRRAATETGSETGAESVQSSTT from the coding sequence ATGCACCACCTGATCGCCGCGCTGCTGGACCGTCTCGACGCCGGTCCGGTGGCGCTGGCGCGGGTGGTGGCGACGAGCGGTCCGACGCCGCGGCAACTCGGAGCGGCGATGGCGGTGACCACCGCCGGTGAGGTGATCGGCTCGCTTTCCGGTGGATGTGTCGACTCCGCGATTGTGCACACGGCGACCGACGTGCTCGACACCGGCTGCGCCGTCGCCACGCGGTTCGGTCCGGCGGACCTCGACGATGTCGCCGTCGGACTGACCTGTGGGGGAGAGATCGAGGTCTTCGTCGAGCGACTCGACACAGATCGTGTGGGCGATCTCGGCGCGCTGTTCTCGGCACTCGCCATCGGACGACCGGTCGCCGTGGCGACCACGCTGACCACCCACCCGGTGTGGCGGATCAACCACGCCGACACCGTCGAGCGGTGGCGCGGCCTCGACGAGGACATCGCCGACCTACTCGACGCGGGGTGCAGCGGGATCGTCGGCGCCGACGACACCGAGGTCCCGTTCGGTTGCGCGGCCGACCGTCCGCGGACATTCGTGCAGACGTTCTCGTCGCCGCGACGGTTGATCGCCGTCGGCGCCAACGAATTCGTGCGCGCGCTCACCACCGCGGCGAGAAGCATCGGTTATCACGTCACGGTGGTCGACCCGCGCCCCGTGTTCACCACGGCGGCACGGTTCCCCGACGCCGACGAGGTCGTCGTGGGCTGGCCGGATCGGTATCTCGACAGCGAGATCGAATCGGGACGAACGGATTCCGGCACGGCGGTATGCGTGATGACGCACGACGCCAAGATCGATGTGCCGGTCCTGAGGTCGGCTCTGCGGTCGTGCCGGGTCGGTTTCGTGGGTGCACTGGGGTCCCGACGCACCCACACCGATCGCATCGCCCGCCTGATCGACGCCGGCGTCCCGCGCGACGACCTCGATCGGTTACGGTCGCCGCTCGGCCTCGACCTCGGCGGTCACACCCCGTCCGAGGTGGCGATCTCCGTTGTGGCGCAATTGATATCCGAACGAAACGGGGGAAGCGGGCAGCGCATCCAGGACCTCGACGGACCGATCCATCGACGCGCCGCCACAGAAACCGGTTCGGAAACCGGAGCAGAGTCTGTTCAGTCCTCGACGACGTAG
- a CDS encoding enoyl-CoA hydratase → MIHSSAEGAVVSIELDRPDKRNALDETMVSELSEAFIEAVDGGARAIVLTGRGPVFCAGADLSGPVYDPAFLDKLITTLQQIEATPVPVVAALNGSALGAGLQLAMAADLRVMAPDAIAGIPAAKIGVAVDEWTIKRLSSLVGAGQAAGMLIGCDPLSADRAHALGFANRIGDLDDARQWASVIADLAPLTLQHYKLVLNGDGARDEPPSERSAAMMRAWESDDLAEGRAARTEKRSPNFSGR, encoded by the coding sequence ATGATTCACTCGTCTGCAGAAGGTGCAGTGGTCAGCATCGAGCTCGACCGCCCCGACAAGCGAAACGCCCTCGACGAGACCATGGTCTCGGAGCTCTCCGAGGCATTCATCGAAGCGGTCGACGGGGGTGCGCGGGCAATCGTGCTCACCGGGAGGGGGCCGGTCTTCTGCGCAGGCGCCGACCTGTCCGGGCCGGTGTACGACCCTGCGTTCCTGGACAAACTCATCACCACCCTGCAGCAGATCGAAGCGACGCCGGTCCCGGTTGTCGCCGCGCTGAACGGCTCGGCGCTCGGTGCCGGCCTTCAGCTCGCGATGGCGGCCGATCTGCGCGTGATGGCACCCGATGCGATTGCCGGGATTCCGGCCGCGAAGATCGGTGTGGCGGTGGATGAATGGACGATCAAGCGATTGTCCTCCCTGGTGGGTGCCGGGCAGGCGGCCGGTATGCTGATCGGCTGCGACCCGCTCTCGGCGGACCGTGCCCACGCACTCGGTTTCGCCAACCGCATCGGCGATCTGGATGATGCCCGGCAGTGGGCCTCGGTCATCGCAGATCTGGCGCCCCTGACCCTGCAGCACTACAAATTGGTGCTCAACGGCGACGGCGCCCGCGACGAACCACCGTCGGAGCGGTCGGCCGCGATGATGCGCGCATGGGAGAGCGACGATCTCGCGGAAGGCCGTGCCGCGCGGACCGAGAAACGCAGCCCGAATTTCAGCGGACGGTAA
- a CDS encoding FAD-dependent oxidoreductase, with protein MGTPDNDNGVRTDCDVLVIGGGQAGLSAAYFLGRFALGDRYQLLDHAPGPGGAWQFRWPTLTLAAANRVHDLPGYGLVEALGRDCESFPAATAVPEYFGKYEQKFGLRVHRPVDVRAVEYGGGSGSGADDFVATLGNGTQIAARTIINATGTWERPFIPHVPGIGDFRGRQLHTHDYVGPEEFAGLRVLVVGAGISAVQLLIEIARRAPGVQTFWCSRTEPVFDPTPFDPDKGRRAVARVEERVRAGLPPTSVVSVTGLALTPTIRAAQDDGILAWRPMFTRITERGVCWDCGTDGTSGDRSLDVDVIFWNTGFRSALDHLAPLRLRGPGGGITMTGRLATTVAADPRVQLLGYGPSASTIGANRAGRAAARNVADFLGG; from the coding sequence GTGGGTACTCCCGACAACGACAACGGTGTGCGCACCGATTGCGACGTGCTCGTCATAGGCGGCGGACAGGCCGGGCTGTCGGCCGCCTACTTCCTCGGGCGGTTTGCGCTCGGTGATCGGTATCAGCTCCTCGACCACGCACCGGGCCCCGGCGGTGCATGGCAGTTCCGCTGGCCGACGCTGACACTCGCCGCGGCCAATCGCGTACACGACCTGCCCGGTTACGGCCTCGTGGAGGCACTCGGCCGGGACTGCGAGTCCTTCCCGGCCGCCACCGCCGTCCCGGAATACTTCGGGAAGTACGAACAGAAGTTCGGCCTGCGCGTACACCGGCCGGTCGACGTCCGCGCCGTCGAGTACGGCGGTGGGTCCGGGTCGGGCGCAGACGACTTTGTCGCAACCCTCGGCAACGGCACACAGATCGCCGCCCGCACCATCATCAACGCCACCGGCACCTGGGAACGACCGTTCATCCCGCACGTCCCCGGGATCGGCGACTTTCGCGGCCGTCAGCTCCACACGCACGACTACGTCGGGCCCGAGGAATTCGCGGGCCTGCGGGTGCTCGTGGTCGGGGCCGGCATCTCGGCGGTCCAGTTGCTCATCGAGATCGCCCGCAGGGCGCCTGGGGTCCAGACGTTCTGGTGTTCCCGCACAGAGCCGGTGTTCGACCCGACACCGTTCGATCCGGACAAAGGCAGACGGGCGGTGGCACGTGTCGAAGAGCGCGTCCGCGCCGGTCTCCCGCCGACCTCGGTCGTCTCGGTGACCGGGTTGGCCCTCACACCGACCATCAGGGCCGCGCAGGACGACGGCATCCTCGCCTGGCGCCCGATGTTCACGCGGATCACCGAGCGCGGCGTGTGCTGGGACTGCGGGACGGACGGCACCAGCGGCGATCGCAGTCTCGACGTCGACGTCATCTTCTGGAACACCGGATTCCGCAGCGCACTCGACCACCTGGCACCGCTGCGCCTGCGCGGACCCGGCGGCGGGATCACCATGACCGGGCGGTTGGCGACCACGGTGGCCGCGGACCCGCGGGTCCAACTCCTCGGGTACGGGCCGTCGGCGTCGACGATCGGAGCGAACCGGGCGGGACGTGCGGCGGCCCGGAACGTCGCGGACTTCCTGGGTGGGTGA
- a CDS encoding helix-turn-helix transcriptional regulator, translated as MSPVRRGEKLPIFNRIGVLRAERKMSRAHLADLVGVNVQSVGALERGDNYPSLDLAFRICEVFDLPVEAVFSRQEFGAMSAELYRRAADDTQSDRGGS; from the coding sequence GTGAGTCCTGTCAGACGGGGTGAGAAGCTCCCGATCTTCAATCGCATCGGCGTCCTGCGTGCCGAGCGAAAGATGTCGCGGGCACACCTTGCGGACCTGGTCGGCGTCAACGTCCAGTCGGTGGGCGCGCTCGAGCGTGGCGACAACTACCCGAGCCTCGACCTCGCGTTCCGTATCTGTGAGGTGTTCGACCTGCCCGTCGAGGCCGTGTTCAGCCGACAGGAGTTCGGGGCGATGTCGGCCGAGCTGTATCGCCGAGCCGCCGACGACACACAATCTGACCGCGGAGGATCATGA
- a CDS encoding ATP-binding cassette domain-containing protein: protein MSSPLVIDGLHKRYGELIALQDMTFQVSPGEIFGFVGSNGAGKSTTMRIILGVLAADAGSVSLGEHPIDLQTRRHIGYMPEERGLYPKMKVGEQLVFLARLHGMSSAAARESVQRWTARLGVEHRVNDDVADLSLGNQQRVQLAAALIHDPRVLVLDEPFSGLDPVAVDVMSDVLKEKAAEGIPVIFSSHQLDLVQRLCDRVGIVARGRMRALGRVDDLRAREGVTLEVVGPSTRTRWADGIAGVVQADYDVDTDLTTLRLDPDVADDQAILAAALTAGPVHRFAPSTPSLTELFREVVAA, encoded by the coding sequence ATGAGCAGCCCGCTGGTGATCGACGGATTGCACAAGCGATACGGTGAACTGATCGCTTTGCAGGACATGACCTTTCAGGTATCTCCGGGCGAGATATTCGGGTTCGTCGGGAGCAACGGTGCAGGCAAATCCACGACGATGCGGATCATCCTCGGGGTCCTCGCCGCGGACGCGGGCAGCGTCAGTCTCGGCGAACACCCGATCGATCTGCAGACCCGCCGCCACATCGGCTACATGCCCGAGGAGCGCGGCCTCTACCCGAAGATGAAGGTGGGTGAACAGCTCGTGTTTCTCGCCCGACTCCACGGGATGTCATCCGCCGCAGCGCGCGAGAGCGTGCAGCGGTGGACCGCCCGGCTCGGGGTCGAACATCGTGTGAACGACGACGTCGCCGACCTGAGTCTGGGCAACCAGCAGCGCGTTCAACTCGCTGCGGCCCTCATCCACGACCCCCGGGTCCTGGTGCTCGACGAGCCGTTCTCGGGACTCGACCCGGTGGCAGTCGATGTCATGAGCGACGTGCTCAAAGAGAAGGCGGCCGAGGGCATCCCGGTGATCTTCTCATCGCATCAACTGGATCTGGTCCAGCGTCTCTGCGACCGCGTCGGCATCGTCGCACGCGGCCGGATGCGAGCGCTCGGTCGAGTCGACGATCTCCGTGCACGCGAAGGCGTGACGCTGGAGGTTGTCGGGCCGTCGACCCGCACCCGATGGGCCGACGGCATCGCCGGCGTCGTGCAGGCCGACTACGACGTGGACACCGACCTGACGACCCTGCGGCTCGATCCCGACGTCGCCGACGACCAGGCCATCCTCGCCGCCGCCCTCACAGCAGGCCCGGTGCATCGCTTCGCGCCCTCGACCCCGTCCCTGACCGAGCTCTTCCGAGAGGTGGTCGCAGCATGA